Proteins from a genomic interval of Rubinisphaera italica:
- a CDS encoding division/cell wall cluster transcriptional repressor MraZ, whose protein sequence is MPLTGTFERSLDDKHRLALPKPFRDQILSDTETTLYAAPGNDRCIALYSAKSFQELADRLTKLSSAQSDVRNYLRMFYSQAECLEPDKQGRIRLPARLVAFAGLESQTTLVGVRDHAEIWETTRWESLLASHADEFDSLTTAAMQALEKQ, encoded by the coding sequence ATGCCATTAACTGGAACTTTCGAGCGGTCGCTCGATGACAAGCATCGACTTGCGCTACCCAAACCTTTCCGAGATCAAATTCTTTCAGACACCGAAACGACCCTCTATGCCGCTCCCGGAAACGATCGATGTATTGCGTTGTATTCCGCAAAATCCTTCCAGGAGCTGGCTGACCGTCTCACAAAACTTTCCTCAGCTCAATCTGACGTTCGCAATTACCTGCGGATGTTTTATTCCCAGGCCGAGTGCCTCGAACCCGATAAGCAGGGGCGTATTCGCTTACCTGCCCGGCTTGTTGCATTCGCTGGTTTGGAAAGTCAGACAACACTGGTGGGAGTGCGGGATCATGCGGAAATCTGGGAAACAACCCGATGGGAATCCCTCCTGGCCAGCCATGCAGATGAATTCGACTCACTCACAACTGCAGCAATGCAGGCACTTGAAAAGCAATAA
- a CDS encoding tetratricopeptide repeat protein: MISSRLPGIIFLLTLNVIFINSSTAGEPYLKFLEGLRERQYYDTAMQYLQTLEERPDVPQEIKQILPYERALTLLASSGYVQSPEAQTEQLDQAQAFLEKFLKDSPKHELAPRANTELANIMLGKARVLIWQSHSPSNVENRAKFQQDARALIGTARKIFQNANDSYKTLWESFGVFIPEDEKEKRAQRETVEGLFMRAQLDLASCTYEEAQTYDKGSDKYLETLRKASLEFEDLHTKYRSQYAGLFARTMQGKCFEEQDDIRKAIGIYDELLSHPGKSAGLQRLQSQVRHFRLICLNHETRKDYQLVIMEADEWLKANRAFARSTTGLGIRWEMAQAQEKLAMDRTTVESDRTRLLRQALENAREINKYAGPYKDVSNSMIQRVLVALDREPGDPKDFDSAFGTANSLLEQIGKLREQLKAAEKTGNKEEIANVEGELQAVLSETERLYRLALNLVTPTTDISQINATRYRLAYMFYLQRKSFETAVVGDYVASRAMNSDPTMALDGAYLAMAGLMQAVNDAPKDQKKDILNMMVDTCERIATNWPNSDRATDARMEMGRIYRLYEEPLEAAKWYSEVPDTVPQYATAQLEAGQAYWNAYLNAIVKESSEATPQELKEWQNQAAKYLASGIEARQKGLPENRESPPELVRAKVSLSQIEIMRGNDAKAVEYLTVEPHSVVKAVAVEEGKPRPKEESNVKSTNFASFAYQQLLRAYIGTKQLDKAEEARTQLEKVAGQSGGEALTAVYVELGRELQNELERLRKQGDQQRLADVRSGFESFLTTLFNRKSGQNYSSLIWIAETYFGLAEGTSEEPQKAKQYYSSASKTYQEIINRGKNDTKFIDPARLMGVRLRLVNCQIEEGDFTSAEENVKIILADNPKALDAQIAAADVYQAWGNADREPEKFLIAVRGKEADGASIWGWGNIGKRLLMIIDGGAAPPEYIERNREVQYHLAESRVQYADFASDLKASEEQLMRAKADIVTFARLSPDLVDTPWWDKFDELYRKVQTNLGQAAVPLEKPDPGSLLAKGNKSGSNYDSGEANAIPVVVDAPPPKPPEPKSQLSNYILMGVVGLFGLGIIGYTMKSSKKSTRRSTAEMVATMPKTIEEPRRKTKPAAPASADPPRKSKSTEQQRPVDPKVAAQRAAAKKAAAQQKADPAAGKKRPAGEQPRKRKLTPEEVAKRKARKRPPSAE, encoded by the coding sequence ATGATTTCCAGTAGACTTCCGGGAATTATCTTCCTGTTGACTCTGAATGTGATTTTTATCAATTCGTCGACCGCTGGTGAGCCGTACCTGAAATTCCTTGAAGGTTTGAGGGAACGGCAATATTACGACACGGCCATGCAATACCTGCAAACTCTGGAGGAACGTCCAGATGTTCCTCAGGAGATTAAGCAGATATTACCTTATGAGCGTGCACTGACATTACTGGCAAGTTCCGGCTATGTGCAAAGTCCAGAAGCTCAAACCGAACAACTCGATCAGGCTCAGGCATTTCTGGAAAAATTCCTGAAAGATTCCCCCAAACATGAACTTGCCCCTCGGGCCAATACCGAACTTGCCAATATTATGCTGGGGAAAGCCCGCGTATTGATCTGGCAGTCCCATTCTCCATCGAATGTGGAAAACCGGGCTAAGTTTCAACAGGATGCCCGTGCCTTGATTGGAACGGCTCGTAAGATCTTCCAGAATGCCAACGATTCCTACAAAACACTCTGGGAAAGTTTCGGTGTGTTTATTCCCGAAGATGAAAAAGAAAAGCGGGCTCAAAGAGAAACGGTAGAAGGCTTGTTCATGCGGGCTCAGCTCGACCTTGCCTCCTGCACTTATGAAGAAGCTCAAACATACGACAAAGGTTCTGATAAATATCTGGAGACGCTTCGTAAAGCTTCGCTTGAATTCGAAGACCTCCACACGAAGTATCGCAGTCAGTATGCCGGCTTATTCGCACGTACAATGCAGGGAAAGTGTTTCGAAGAACAAGACGATATCCGAAAGGCGATCGGGATTTACGATGAACTGCTCAGCCATCCGGGCAAGTCGGCTGGTTTGCAGCGACTGCAAAGTCAGGTGCGTCATTTCCGTCTGATCTGCCTGAATCATGAGACCCGTAAGGATTATCAACTCGTTATTATGGAAGCCGACGAGTGGCTCAAAGCGAATCGCGCTTTCGCTCGCTCGACAACGGGACTGGGAATTCGCTGGGAAATGGCTCAGGCCCAGGAAAAACTGGCGATGGATCGCACGACAGTCGAATCCGACAGAACGCGACTTCTTCGACAAGCCCTCGAAAATGCCCGCGAAATCAATAAGTATGCCGGCCCTTATAAAGACGTTTCCAACAGCATGATCCAACGTGTGTTGGTCGCTTTGGATCGTGAGCCTGGAGACCCAAAGGATTTCGATTCTGCATTTGGGACCGCGAATAGCTTACTCGAACAAATCGGCAAACTTCGCGAACAACTCAAAGCCGCAGAAAAGACCGGCAATAAAGAAGAAATCGCCAATGTCGAAGGCGAATTGCAGGCCGTATTAAGCGAGACAGAACGTCTTTACAGACTCGCTCTGAATCTGGTAACTCCGACAACCGACATTTCGCAAATCAATGCGACTCGGTATCGACTGGCCTACATGTTCTATCTGCAGCGAAAAAGTTTTGAAACGGCAGTGGTCGGAGATTACGTTGCATCACGAGCCATGAATTCCGATCCGACGATGGCTCTGGATGGCGCCTATCTGGCAATGGCTGGATTAATGCAAGCCGTGAATGATGCCCCCAAAGATCAGAAAAAAGATATCCTCAACATGATGGTGGATACCTGCGAACGGATCGCCACGAACTGGCCGAATTCTGACCGGGCGACCGATGCCCGTATGGAAATGGGGCGTATCTATCGCCTGTATGAAGAACCGCTCGAAGCCGCAAAATGGTACTCCGAAGTTCCTGATACTGTGCCGCAATATGCAACCGCTCAACTTGAAGCCGGTCAGGCTTACTGGAATGCCTATCTGAATGCGATCGTCAAAGAAAGCAGCGAAGCAACTCCACAGGAATTGAAGGAGTGGCAGAATCAAGCCGCGAAATACCTGGCCAGTGGAATCGAAGCACGTCAAAAAGGGCTCCCGGAAAATCGGGAATCGCCACCGGAATTAGTTCGTGCCAAGGTCTCACTCTCTCAAATTGAAATCATGCGAGGAAATGACGCAAAAGCGGTTGAGTATTTAACGGTCGAACCCCATTCGGTTGTTAAGGCAGTTGCCGTTGAAGAAGGGAAGCCCCGCCCGAAAGAAGAATCCAACGTCAAAAGTACGAACTTTGCCAGCTTTGCCTATCAGCAACTGCTGCGGGCCTACATCGGTACAAAACAGCTTGACAAAGCCGAAGAAGCTCGAACTCAACTGGAGAAAGTCGCTGGTCAATCAGGTGGCGAAGCACTGACTGCAGTTTACGTGGAACTCGGTCGGGAATTACAGAATGAACTCGAACGTCTCAGAAAACAGGGCGATCAGCAACGACTGGCCGATGTCCGCAGTGGATTTGAGTCCTTCCTGACGACTCTTTTTAATCGGAAAAGCGGTCAGAATTACAGTTCTCTGATCTGGATTGCGGAAACATATTTCGGACTGGCCGAAGGGACTTCCGAGGAGCCTCAGAAAGCGAAGCAGTATTACAGTTCCGCTTCAAAGACCTATCAGGAAATTATTAATCGCGGAAAGAACGACACGAAATTTATTGATCCAGCACGCCTCATGGGGGTCCGCTTGCGCCTCGTGAATTGCCAGATTGAGGAAGGCGATTTTACTTCCGCAGAGGAAAATGTCAAAATTATCCTTGCAGATAATCCCAAAGCTCTCGATGCACAAATCGCAGCTGCGGATGTGTATCAGGCTTGGGGAAATGCGGATCGCGAACCTGAGAAATTTCTGATTGCTGTTCGTGGCAAGGAGGCGGATGGGGCTTCGATCTGGGGTTGGGGGAACATCGGAAAACGTCTGCTGATGATTATTGATGGGGGAGCTGCTCCGCCGGAATACATCGAGAGAAACCGGGAGGTTCAATACCATCTGGCTGAAAGCCGAGTGCAGTATGCCGATTTTGCATCCGACCTGAAAGCTTCAGAAGAACAACTCATGCGTGCCAAAGCCGATATTGTGACCTTTGCCCGACTTAGCCCAGATCTTGTCGACACTCCGTGGTGGGATAAATTCGACGAACTCTATCGTAAGGTTCAAACAAACCTTGGCCAAGCAGCAGTTCCATTAGAGAAGCCAGATCCAGGCAGCCTGCTTGCAAAGGGAAACAAATCAGGAAGCAATTACGATTCTGGTGAGGCAAACGCAATTCCAGTCGTTGTCGATGCCCCTCCTCCGAAACCACCCGAACCAAAAAGCCAGCTGAGCAACTATATTCTGATGGGCGTGGTCGGTTTATTTGGTCTCGGGATTATCGGTTACACGATGAAGTCGAGCAAAAAATCAACTCGTCGTTCGACTGCGGAAATGGTAGCAACCATGCCTAAAACGATTGAAGAACCACGTCGTAAAACCAAGCCTGCGGCACCTGCTTCGGCAGACCCGCCTCGAAAAAGCAAATCGACCGAACAACAACGACCAGTTGATCCTAAAGTTGCTGCTCAGAGGGCTGCCGCGAAGAAAGCGGCTGCTCAACAAAAAGCAG
- a CDS encoding prolyl oligopeptidase family serine peptidase gives MRYLLTVSLFLGCTLLQSLFTHSAMAADLNYPKTKKVDQTDIYHGKEVADPYRWLEDDVRESDDVKAWVEAENKVTDAYLAQIPAREKIEKEMLKLWDYAKYSAPSKHGGRYYFQKNDGLQNQAVLYMMESLEDEPELLIDPNTWSADGTVALDGMAFSDDGKYLAYGIQEAGSDWRTWRIMDIATKELLSEKLEWLKFTSAVWTPDSKGFFYGRFAEPKEGEAFQSLNLNHKLYYHRVGTPQSEDVLVYERPDQPEWGFGPTVTDDGRYLIITVWKGTADKYRIFVKDLTEPYGIPVPLIDHFENEYSFLGNDGARFYFKTDLDAPNKRIIAIDIRNPSPENYEEILPEGSEPIESISVIANLFVVSSLKDVKTEVKMYGLDGQFIREVKFPGIGTASGFDGERNEIETFYSFASFTTPPSIYHYNMITGESKLFRRSEIDFDESEYELKQVFYESKDGTKVPLFIAYKKGLKLDGNNPTLLYAYGGFNISLTPYFSISRAQWLKMGGVYCVANLRGGGEYGEDWHQGGMLHNKQNVFDDFIGAAEWLIDNNYTSREKLAIQGGSNGGLLVGACMTQRPDLYKACLPAVGVMDMLRFQKFTAGRYWVDEYGSSDDPEQFETLLKYSPYHQLKPGTKYPATMVTTADTDDRVVPGHSFKFAARLQECNASDEPVLIRIETKAGHGSGKPTSKIIEELADVYAFLVKELGMDYK, from the coding sequence ATGAGGTATCTGCTGACCGTTTCGCTGTTTCTTGGTTGCACTCTGCTCCAATCTCTTTTCACACACTCTGCGATGGCTGCTGACTTGAATTATCCTAAGACGAAAAAAGTCGATCAAACCGACATTTATCATGGCAAAGAAGTAGCCGACCCTTATCGCTGGCTCGAAGATGACGTTCGCGAGTCTGACGATGTCAAAGCCTGGGTCGAAGCAGAAAATAAAGTGACTGATGCGTATCTGGCTCAGATTCCTGCTCGTGAAAAAATCGAGAAGGAAATGCTCAAGCTCTGGGACTATGCAAAATACTCGGCTCCCAGCAAACATGGTGGGCGGTACTACTTCCAGAAGAATGACGGACTGCAAAATCAGGCTGTTCTGTACATGATGGAAAGTCTGGAGGACGAACCCGAACTCTTGATCGACCCGAACACCTGGTCCGCAGATGGCACTGTCGCTCTGGATGGAATGGCATTCAGCGATGATGGAAAATATCTCGCTTACGGCATTCAGGAAGCCGGTTCTGACTGGCGAACCTGGAGGATTATGGACATTGCCACTAAGGAGCTGTTATCGGAAAAGCTGGAATGGCTCAAGTTCACTTCAGCCGTTTGGACTCCAGACAGCAAAGGCTTCTTCTATGGACGATTTGCCGAACCGAAAGAAGGGGAAGCGTTTCAGAGTTTGAATCTGAATCACAAGCTTTACTATCATCGGGTCGGAACTCCTCAAAGTGAGGATGTACTCGTTTACGAACGTCCCGATCAACCGGAATGGGGCTTTGGACCAACGGTTACCGACGATGGACGATATCTGATCATTACCGTCTGGAAGGGAACCGCCGATAAATATCGCATCTTTGTCAAAGATTTGACGGAACCTTACGGCATTCCTGTTCCACTGATCGACCACTTTGAAAACGAGTATTCGTTCCTTGGAAATGATGGCGCTCGTTTCTACTTCAAAACAGATTTGGATGCTCCAAATAAGCGAATCATTGCGATCGACATTCGCAACCCCTCTCCGGAAAACTACGAAGAAATTCTGCCGGAAGGCTCCGAGCCGATTGAGTCGATCAGTGTTATCGCCAATCTCTTTGTGGTCAGTTCACTCAAAGATGTCAAAACCGAAGTTAAAATGTATGGTCTGGATGGCCAATTTATCCGGGAAGTGAAATTCCCAGGCATCGGTACAGCATCGGGATTCGATGGGGAGCGCAATGAAATTGAAACTTTCTACTCATTCGCCAGCTTTACCACGCCTCCAAGCATTTATCATTACAACATGATTACCGGCGAGAGCAAGCTTTTCCGGCGATCGGAAATCGATTTTGATGAAAGTGAATACGAACTTAAGCAGGTCTTTTATGAGAGTAAAGATGGCACGAAAGTCCCCCTCTTTATCGCTTACAAAAAAGGTTTAAAACTTGATGGCAACAACCCGACGCTCCTTTACGCGTATGGTGGATTTAATATCTCTCTGACGCCCTACTTTTCAATCAGTCGTGCTCAGTGGTTGAAAATGGGAGGAGTCTATTGTGTGGCTAACCTACGTGGCGGCGGCGAATACGGCGAAGATTGGCATCAGGGCGGCATGCTACATAATAAGCAGAACGTCTTCGATGACTTCATCGGAGCAGCCGAGTGGTTGATCGATAATAATTACACGAGCCGCGAAAAACTGGCGATTCAGGGTGGCAGCAATGGCGGTTTACTGGTCGGAGCCTGTATGACCCAGCGGCCAGATTTGTATAAAGCCTGTCTGCCTGCGGTTGGTGTGATGGACATGTTGCGTTTCCAGAAATTCACAGCCGGTCGCTACTGGGTCGATGAATATGGCTCCTCCGATGATCCTGAGCAGTTTGAAACTCTCCTCAAATATTCACCTTATCATCAATTGAAACCGGGGACAAAGTATCCCGCGACGATGGTCACGACAGCCGATACAGACGATCGGGTCGTTCCGGGGCACAGTTTCAAATTCGCGGCTCGCCTGCAGGAATGCAATGCAAGTGACGAGCCCGTTCTGATTCGTATCGAAACCAAAGCCGGTCACGGCTCTGGCAAACCAACTTCAAAAATCATTGAAGAATTAGCCGACGTTTACGCGTTTCTAGTGAAAGAACTCGGAATGGATTACAAATAA
- a CDS encoding MotA/TolQ/ExbB proton channel family protein produces the protein MEYNFAPIFQASATAIYFALAATAVFGVFQVILLARKISEKRMSAAATDQFREQVQAMILKQDWQGIAQLCDSPDYWSRAVPQMVLIAIEQIDRPPAKLRQILAGRFERDVMADLEYGSSWINTIVKSAPMLGLLGTVSGMIQAFAKIADTQKTGGDPSALAGEISFALFTTALGLAVAIPLVVAGAFLHIRMGKLQDHVQSELSWFLDELDAVRSQ, from the coding sequence ATGGAATACAACTTTGCTCCGATTTTTCAGGCTTCTGCGACCGCGATCTATTTCGCACTCGCGGCGACGGCTGTGTTTGGAGTTTTTCAGGTCATTCTGCTGGCTCGTAAAATCTCTGAAAAACGGATGTCAGCCGCTGCGACCGATCAGTTTCGGGAGCAGGTTCAGGCAATGATTTTGAAGCAGGACTGGCAGGGAATTGCTCAGTTATGCGATTCTCCAGACTACTGGTCGCGTGCGGTTCCTCAAATGGTCTTGATTGCGATCGAACAGATTGACCGCCCACCTGCAAAACTTCGCCAAATTCTGGCAGGACGTTTTGAACGGGATGTCATGGCTGATCTCGAATACGGTTCGTCGTGGATCAATACCATTGTGAAATCGGCTCCCATGCTCGGTTTGCTGGGGACTGTCAGCGGGATGATTCAGGCGTTTGCGAAAATTGCAGACACTCAGAAAACCGGAGGGGATCCTTCTGCACTTGCTGGAGAAATCAGTTTTGCCCTGTTCACAACGGCTCTCGGTTTAGCTGTGGCTATCCCTCTAGTGGTTGCGGGAGCATTTCTGCATATCCGTATGGGAAAACTGCAGGATCATGTGCAATCGGAATTAAGTTGGTTCCTGGATGAACTCGATGCCGTTCGTTCTCAGTAA